A section of the Triticum dicoccoides isolate Atlit2015 ecotype Zavitan chromosome 7A, WEW_v2.0, whole genome shotgun sequence genome encodes:
- the LOC119334439 gene encoding auxin response factor 16-like, which produces MKDQESAGVSPGPPEGEKKAINSELWHACSGPLVAMPPVGSLVVYFPQGHSEQVAASMHKEVDIIPNYPSLPSKLICKLLSLTLHADSETDEVYAQMTLQPVNKYDRDAMLASELGLKQNKQPVEFFCKTLTASDTSTHGGFSVPRRAAEKIFPPLDFTMQPPAQELMAKDLHDIPWKFRHIFRGQPKRHLLTTGWSVFVSTKRLLAGDSVLFIRDEKSQLLLGIRRATRPQPALSSSVLSSDSMHIGILAAAAHAAANSSPFTIFYNPRASPSEFVIPLAKYNKALYTQVSLGMRFRMLFETEDSGVRRYMGTITGIGDLDPVRWKNSHWRNLQVGWDESTASERRTRVSIWEIEPVATPFYICPPPFFRPKLPKQPGMPDDEGEVDSAFKRAMPWLGDDFALKDVQSQLFPGLSLVQWMAMQQNPQMLPAGAPAVQAPYLNSSAMAMQDGMGTGNDDLMRRFNMQSQNISLPNSQVGSKMDHAAMAQHQQQSHQLQQQQQVQQSQQSSAVQQQQAQLLQQNAIHLQQQQEHLQRQQSLPQQQQEHLQRQQSQPQQQLKTAASMPSMEQHKLREQQPQGGQAVSQAQMLSQIFQPSSSQLQQLGLPKSPTQRPGFPGLPTASSLQQPALGQAPQVQQAAEYQQALLQSQQQQLQQLSQPEMQLQLLQKIQQQNMLSQLNPQHQSQLMQQLSQKNQEYLQQQILQHQLSGSDAMVQFKQSHQTPSNNITGSLTPQQLARSHSALAESEDPSSSTAPSANRLSPMNSLSRTHQGSRNLTDMTTSPHIDNLLQEIQSKPDNRNKNDLQSSKETIPVPNRYPVSDQLDASSATSFCLDESPREGFSFPPVCLDSNAQVDPRDNFLIAENVDSLMPDALLSRGMGSGKDICNLPSGQRDHREVDNELSSAAFSSQSFGVPDISFKPGCSGDIAVNDGGMPSQGLWNNQTQRMRTFTKVQKRGSVGRSIDITRYTNYDELRHDLACMFGIQGQLEDPYRMDWKLVYVDHENDILLVGDDPWEEFVSCVKSIKILSSVEVQQMSLDGDLGGIPSQTQACSASDDANAWRGS; this is translated from the exons CACAGGGCCACAGCGAGCAG GTCGCCGCTTCGATGCACAAGGAGGTGGACATCATCCCCAATTACCCGTCTCTTCCTTCTAAGCTCATCTGCAAGCTTCTGAGCCTCACCCTACAT GCAGATTCTGAAACGGACGAAGTTTATGCTCAGATGACGCTTCAGCCTGTTAACAAA TATGACCGGGACGCAATGCTGGCATCTGAACTGGGTCTGAAGCAAAACAAGCAGCCGGTGGAGTTCTTTTGCAAGACACTGACGGCGAGCGACACAAGTACTCATGGTGGATTCTCGGTGCCACGTCGTGCGGCGGAAAAAATATTCCCACCGCTA GACTTTACGATGCAACCACCCGCTCAAGAGCTGATGGCCAAGGATCTTCATGACATTCCATGGAAATTCCGACACATTTTTCGAG GTCAACCAAAGAGACACCTTTTGACAACTGGTTGGAGTGTCTTTGTCAGTACAAAAAGGCTTTTAGCTGGTGATTCAGTTCTGTTTATAAG GGATGAGAAATCTCAGCTTCTCTTAGGCATACGGCGTGCTACAAGACCTCAGCCAGCTTTATCATCATCAGTTTTATCGAGCGACAGCATGCACATTGGGATTCTAGCAGCAGCAGCCCACGCCGCCGCAAACAGTAGTCCTTTTACTATTTTCTACAATCCAAG GGCGAGCCCATCAGAATTTGTCATCCCTTTAGCAAAATATAACAAGGCTCTGTATACACAAGTTTCTCTCGGGATGCGGTTCAGGATGCTGTTTGAGACTGAGGATTCGGGGGTCCGAAGGTACATGGGCACGATCACGGGTATTGGTGACTTGGATCCGGTGCGGTGGAAGAATTCTCATTGGCGTAACCTTCAG GTTGGCTGGGATGAATCAACTGCATCTGAGAGGCGCACTCGTGTTTCGATATGGGAGATCGAACCAGTTGCCACACCTTTTTATATTTGTCCACCACCATTTTTCAGGCCAAAACTTCCTAAGCAGCCAGGAATGCCAG ATGATGAAGGCGAGGTTGATAGTGCTTTCAAAAGAGCCATGCCATGGCTTGGTGATGACTTTGCCCTAAAAGATGTCCAAAGTCAATTATTTCCAGGCCTGAGCTTAGTTCAATGGATGGCTATGCAGCAGAATCCTCAGATGCTACCAGCTGGTGCCCCAGCTGTGCAGGCGCCGTACTTGAACTCCAGTGCAATGGCTATGCAGGATGGGATGGGCACTGGCAATGACGACCTGATGAGAAGATTCAATATGCAAAGCCAAAATATTAGTTTACCTAACTCACAGGTTGGCTCAAAAATGGACCACGCCGCAATGGCTCAACATCAACAGCAGTCCCACCAACTACAACAACAGCAGCAGGTCCAGCAATCACAGCAAAGTTCTGCGGTTCAGCAACAGCAAGCCCAATTGCTGCAGCAGAATGCCATTCATCTCCAGCAGCAGCAAGAACATCTCCAGCGTCAGCAGTCACTGCCACAGCAGCAGCAAGAACATCTCCAGAGGCAGCAGTCACAGCCACAGCAGCAGTTGAAGACCGCTGCAAGTATGCCGTCAATGGAGCAGCATAAGCTGAGAGAACAACAGCCCCAAGGTGGACAGGCTGTTTCGCAAGCACAAATGTTGAGCCAGATTTTCCAGCCGTCTTCCTCCCAGCTACAACAGTTGGGTTTACCAAAGTCGCCTACCCAGCGCCCAGGATTTCCAGGTTTACCAACTGCATCTTCTTTGCAGCAGCCAGCTCTGGGCCAGGCACCACAGGTCCAGCAAGCAGCAGAGTATCAGCAGGCCCTTTTACAGAGTCAGCAACAGCAGTTACAACAACTGTCACAACCAGAAATGCAGCTGCAGCTGCTTCAAAAGATTCAGCAGCAAAATATGTTATCTCAACTGAACCCGCAGCATCAGTCCCAGTTGATGCAACAGTTATCTCAGAAAAATCAGGAATATCTCCAGCAACAGATTTTGCAACACCAGCTGAGCGGCTCTGATGCTATGGTCCAGTTCAAACAATCACATCAAACACCTTCAAACAACATCACAGGATCTCTGACGCCCCAGCAGCTTGCAAGGTCTCACTCGGCACTTGCCGAGAGCGAGGATCCGTCAAGCTCAACTGCTCCATCTGCCAATCGTCTTTCTCCAATGAATTCATTGAGCAGAACACACCAAGGGAGCAGAAACTTAACTGACATGACAACATCGCCACATATTGATAACTTACTTCAGGAAATTCAAAGCAAGCCAGATAACCGAAACAAGAATGATCTGCAGAGTAGCAAAGAAACGATTCCAGTACCCAATCGATACCCAGTTTCAGATCAACTGGATGCGTCATCTGCCACGTCCTTTTGTTTAGATGAGAGCCCACGAGAAGGCTTTTCCTTTCCCCCAGTTTGTTTGGACAGCAATGCTCAAGTCGACCCAAGGGATAACTTTCTTATTGCGGAAAATGTGGATTCACTGATGCCGGATGCCCTGTTGTCAAGAGGGATGGGTTCCGGAAAGGATATTTGCAATCTTCCTTCTGGGCAAAGGGATCACAGGGAGGTTGATAATGAGCTATCCTCTGCCGCATTCAGTTCCCAGTCATTTGGTGTGCCTGACATATCCTTCAAGCCTGGATGTTCAGGTGATATTGCTGTTAATGATGGTGGAATGCCAAGCCAAGGGTTGTGGAATAATCAAACACAGCGGATGAGAACTTTCACTAAG GTTCAAAAGCGTGGATCTGTGGGGAGATCAATCGACATCACACGGTATACAAATTATGATGAACTTCGGCATGATCTTGCATGCATGTTTGGTATTCAAGGTCAGCTCGAAGATCCGTACAGAATGGACTGGAAGCTAGTCTATGTTGATCATGAAAACGACATCCTCCTTGTTGGAGATGACCCATGGGA GGAGTTTGTGAGCTGTGTGAAGAGCATCAAAATATTATCATCTGTTGAAGTGCAACAGATGAGTTTGGATGGCGACCTTGGCGGTATCCCTTCACAAACACAAGCCTGTAGTGCTTCCGATGATGCAAATGCATGGAGAGGAtcctga